In the Leguminivora glycinivorella isolate SPB_JAAS2020 chromosome 14, LegGlyc_1.1, whole genome shotgun sequence genome, one interval contains:
- the LOC125233304 gene encoding alpha-(1,3)-fucosyltransferase C-like, whose protein sequence is MRPLAKLFFFASFLFLTLFLYMSLRDMKNTQLIFQTKNIFNFDNLTRFNLVQKLKKSDSAKEIKYILQWTNPKNVPFVYMLEGNKVFIEQKCEYTNCYVTSNKSLLGDVSKFDVIAFSGTEVVYWPVENLIPPKRSPHQKYAFTNIESADNYPLCSNKLDNFFNWTWTFRLDSETRWGYIIVRDANNNVIGPNKEMHWMRLQDMDPVSDKLSAQLKTKSRAAAWFVSNCWTRSRREGFADELQKALKPYDLKVDIYGTCGSYKCERDDEEACFQIIKRDYYFYLSFENSFSEDYVTEKLLSALKYNAIPIVYGGANYTRFMPDGIYLNARELGAVKLAKK, encoded by the exons ATGCGACCTCTAGCCAAACTATTCTTTTTCGCCTCCTTTCTCTTTCTTACTCTGTTCCTTTACATGTCTCTGAGGGATATGAAAAACACGCAACTTATCTTTCAAACAAAGAATATTTTTAACTTTGACAATTTAACAAGATTTAATTTAGTTCAAAAACTGAAAAAAAGTGATAGTGCTAAAGAAATTAAGTATATCTTACAGTGGACTAATCCCAAAAATGTGCCTTTTGTGTATATGCTGGAGGGTAACAAAGTGTTTATAGAACAAAAGTGTGAATATACAAATTGTTATGTAACTAGTAACAAAAGTTTACTAGGAGATGTAAGTAAGTTCGACGTTATTGCTTTTTCGGGAACTGAAGTCGTTTACTGGCCGGTTGAAAACCTGATACCACCCAAGCGATCGCCGCATCAGAAGTATGCTTTCACTAACATTGAATCAGCTGATAATTACCCGTTATGCTCCAACAAGTTGGATAACTTCTTCAACTGGACATGGACATTTAGATTGGATTCTGAAACAAGATGGGGCTATATAATAGTCAGAGATGCGAATAACAATGTCATTGGGCCTAATAAAGAGATGCACTGGATGAGGTTGCAAGATATGGATCCTGTGAGCGACAAGTTAAGTGCACAGTTGAAGACTAAATCTAGAGCAGCGGCGTGGTTCGTTTCTAACTGCTGGACTAGAAGTCGAAGGGAGGGCTTCGCGGATGAGCTCCAAAAAGCTTTAAAGCCCTATGAtttaaaagtagatatttatgGGACATGTGGGTCTTATAAATGCGAGCGTGATGACGAAGAAGCATGTTTTCAGATAATAAAGCGggactattatttttatctgtcgtTTGAGAACTCATTTAGTGAGGACTACGTGACTGAAAAACTTCTGTCCGCATTGAAATATAATGCGATACCTATTGTTTATGGTGGAGCTAATTATACTAG attTATGCCAGACGGTATATACCTGAATGCCAGAGAACTTGGAGCGGTGAAGCTagcaaaaaaatga